One Oncorhynchus mykiss isolate Arlee chromosome 9, USDA_OmykA_1.1, whole genome shotgun sequence genomic window, gcctggcTACCAAGCCTATCTTTTTGCTGTATCTgtctgtggactcaccatcttcTTCTTCCACTCACGGTCGACGGAGACGATCTCGTGGGTCTTGTGTGAGGCTTCTGCGCAGGAGATGCAGACGCAGCCATGGTCGTTACGACAGTAGACCTCCAGCAGGCGCTCGTGCTTCTTACAGATCTTCTCTTCCAGGCGGTGCATGGGCTCAACCAGGCGGTGGGATGTCAGAGACTTCACCTTCCTGTGTTTAGGTCAAGTTTAGCTTGTGTCAGGGTGGGGGTCAATTACATTTCAATCATAGGGAGAAGGCggaaaaatatttatattctttATTTCTCACTTGTGATGTCGGAGATGTGCGTCGCAGTATGACCCGGGACAGTTGAGACAAGACTTCAATGCCCTCATCTTCCTCCCAATGCATGCGTCACATGGCACCTCGCCCGCCCGGGCGAACTCTCCACCCTCCGCCGCAGGTGACTCTCCGTGAAACCCATGTCCCACCGCCAGACACCCAGCCACCGCACCTGCCTTCGTGTTCGGTGAAGTCACCCCCACATCGAGCCCCTGGAACTGGGAAGAGATCTCGGCGAGGACACGGTTTATGCTGAGCTCCGGCCTCCGGGTGTAGCTCTTCTTACACATGGGGCACTGGAACTTCTTGCTGTGATCCCAGTAGCCCTACAGAACGAGGacgaaagggagggaggaggagaaagagaatgacTACACATTTTCTTTACAgtccatggaaacacacacacaaggggttGGAAGCACGTAGTCTAGtattcttcctaggttccttaaTACCTTCTAGAATGTTTTCTTTGCATTTTAGGGTCTAGGCCAGGTAACTGTAAAGtattttgtgacaactgctgatgtaaaaaaaggctttataaaataaatgtgatACCTGAAGACAGGCCTTGCAGAAGCTGTGTCCGCAGGGCGTCGAGACAGGCTCTACGAAGACCTCCAGACAGATAGAACATTGGAATGACTCCTCTGATAAGGTGCCCCCCTTCGCTGGGGATCTCACACCTGACGGGggaggtgagagagtgagagagagacgaaAAAGCCAGTATGTTGGAAATGAGCACCACAGCCCTAACTTTTTAAACATCAACACAATGCTCACTCCCATCAGCAAACAGGTCATGAAAGAGCTTGTTCCAAACGCTTCAGCTGCAAACCACCCCTGGAATGTAGAAATGCAGGCTGTACGTCTACCTTGTACCTGCTCTAGGTTTTAAAAGAATCTGTACGGATGCGCACTGTCCGCGTCTCTAATAGCACcgtattccctgtgtagtgcacggAGAGGATATGGTGCCCTTTGGGACACAACCTACTTGAACAGAAATGACATGCCATGTTTCGATGAATACCTTTTCAACTTAAAATAACGATACTATTAACCAAACAGCTTCACAAATACAGGAAGTTTGAATTTACAGGGAGAGCATATGGCAGAATAACCCATGTCAATTTCCACAGAACTATTATCAAATTCATGCTAAAACAAAACACTTTGACACTATTCTTTCATGTTGACTTTAAAAATAATTTCTCCACCCATACCATTGATTCATACTTTTGTAAATTGTTCTATACTAGATCAACATTTCTTTAAATGCACTTATGAAAACACTCCTCACATGCGGTGAAAAAAAGCTGTCCAAACAAGTTTAATCATTCTTGGTAACCAACTTGACATATTACAATAAAAGggataaaaatataaaaataaaaggtAGACTTACTCTGCATGCTGATTAAGGTATCCTGTTTCTCATGTGTCCACACAGTCCCGTGTCTCTGTACAGGACTCCGGAGGGTTCTCCCTACTTCACTGTATTGTACTTGCAGTCTATGGAAATACACAACAGGTTTAGGCCCTGTGAAACTCACTAGTGTCTCTCGCTCAAGCTCAACATCACACCCTGCAgtatatccctccctctctcactttgaTCTGAGCAGTGAGCActgtgggtgtgtccaaacttcacCTGTATTCGCGAAGCAGgagtgcagatctaggatcaggcccctTATCCAAGTCCATATAAACATATTATGGtcgaaatgcaaaactgatccttGATCAGCAATCCTAGTCAAATGCTTTACGAACACAGGACATGGTAGGAAATTAGTGCTTCTCTAGTCGCCACCTTTACGCACGCCCTACTCAATCCCAATACCACGACATCAATCACTCCAGAAGCCTAAGCAAAGTTGTCAGAATTGTCACAATTAGGCGTAGGCTATAATGGATTGTAATTTTGTTCCTTTCCATGAAAACATTACAAAAACGAACCAGATTAAGTCAAGATGCACCTGTGACAATGCACACTGAAGTAGCCTAAGCACAAGTGTCGTTTCACTCCATTGCCATCAGTTGGAGCTAAACACCGATTGGAAATATTTGTGAAGTCGCAAGAGATATGGGTTTTGGTTCAAGATTCACATGACATTGACCAACCCACTATTCTATTATCAGATAGAGCTTCCTCTAGAAAACAGTCTGCTTAAAAGATTGCTCAGTCTGGAATTGTTCACTAATCCAGTCACTACTCCTCATGGCCTTAACTTCTGTAAGAATTGTATTGGTCAATGATTTGTCCTGTCATATACACTGTAGATTTAAAGTCAACATTCTTCAGAGTGTAAAATGGAGGAAAGTTGAGGTGATGTAGAAATTACCTAGGCAGCATCCCGATTCCCAACTCTTCTGTCGCTTACACTTGCATACTCCCAGTCATGATTGAGTGCCAATGTCTCCTTcctcctgaagtgtacactccCAGTTAGAGATTTAACAGTGGTGGAAACTTTGCAGCCAATgcttacaccaatccaatgctttcaAATACATGAATGCTCAAGTACACTTTGAGAAGTGTAGAAGTGGAATGCAGCccagataaaataaaaaaaacattgcccTCTTACCATCTGCAGCATTCTGAACAGATCACCCCAATCAATATGGAGTGGTTTGGGAATAGACCGTCTACTGTGACCATCACCTTTGCAAGTACCCAGTTacagtgagctcctgcccaagtctaGCACTACATGACCCTAAACCTTGGCTGTCTGAAAACATTACTAGCATTCAACCCTTGCTTCCTCCATCCTGGAAAAGAGCACAATTTCATACCCCTCGCGTAGTCTCCTCCTCAAAACCGATTGGAGGAAGAGTTCAGAAGGGAGGGACCCCTGGCTTACTCATCCAGTGGGTTTTGAGACTGAGACTAGAGAGGAcacgaggagtatgcaattgagatcttccccTGGGTCTCCTGAACTCCATAAGAGGGGAATACCCAAGATGACTTTCAGACCTCCTTCAATAAGATTAATTGAGAAAACAAGTACAGAGGAAGCAAAGGTAAATCTTTTTTTTCCTTTTCAAATTCAGCTCCCGTGAGAATAAGGCAATGCCACTCTACGGTCCTGTTAGACGGGAAGGGAGAGATCGGTTTTCTACATGCAACAATAAGGAGCTCAAGTTAAGTTTTACTTTTATTAAGACAtctttaaaaacatttaatttgataAAAATAATTgacaagaaaaacaaaaaaaagtaaagTGATCTTGACCAGAATTCTCCCCCAAAAGGCTTGGACTGGCTCTGAGCATCATCATCCACGTTGGTGGTTTGTAGCAGCAAAGGGTCTAACAATCATGACGTGGTTGGCGGGGTTGTCTCCAGGACTGAAGAAATCAGGGCTGAAGACAGGGAAGAGTCTTTCATTGGTTGGCACGTGGTGGTATGTGTAGAGGTGATGACCGAGATTCACGTCGTAGAAAGACACGCGCCGCTCCCGCCCATCAAAGTACACACCCACATGTGCCTGTAAAGTATAAAATAAGTTTATTAATAGTTACTTAAAGTAAACAAATTGTATTTGAAAATTGCCCCTCcggaataaatacatttgacttgaACTTAAAGGTGTAGATATGATTCTGGATTTAGCCAACATTTCAACTCCTCATTATGAAATGCGACAGAGCAGGATTTAGGAGGCATGTTTTGATGTGGGAATCTCGAGTGCGCCCACGTTTGTGTGTTCAAACGAGGGAAGCGTTTGTACTTCCCTGCCAAAACCCACAGTCAAATCACCCTTCTAGAAAACTTGAGCGCGTCTAACCAGGTCATGTCTGGAAGTagactagctagccagccaactttTCGCCATTAAGCTTTCCGTCAGCTGGTATGCTACCGTTGTAAAattggtttgactttggatagccAATCTATGGGGCTAGTTAGCAACCATCAATAACTTACACAATGTAAGTGGAACAATATCTTCATGTTACACACCTTTGTTGTCTCATTAAATGGGTTCAATATGTATATACACATTTCTACAATGTATAGTTGGTTTGaggtcaataaaaaaaaatagctaTTGACCTTTTaaaatattgtcccatgtacatAGTATAACTTACTGATGGTCTCCAactagccccatagggatatccactgtcaaaccaaattgaccaAGGGCATTATGATCAGGTCGTGTTCTGCTGCAGCCAACTTGAGTGATGCCAgctgtgggcaggattgaaatAAACCCATGGACTTTCACAGTACCCCTTCATTCTGTGATATACATTTTTTCCATTTAGCAAATCTcagactttatgaccaaaattattctatttaaaaataaaattgaGACTAGAATAAAATGTTTGACTCATATCTATGCCACATAGAGTGATCAAACATTAGAAATATTCAACTTGTATCTTCAAATATTCATCATGACACTTTAAAGGCTAGCTCCAAAAGACATGCATGAATCAAAATGAGAGAACCTTTTCCCCAGTTCAAATATTCCAGTGTGATTGTGCCCTCTCCTGGTGAGGAACATTTAAAGTatagttgtatttatttatataatcATAGAGGTGTATTAGACTCGAGAACACTTTGGGCCAAGTGCCCTCTGTCCAACTATGCCATTAACATACCATTCTCCTTTGTGTTCCGACAGCCACAGGGGTTGTGTTGGTGGAGGGCCAAAGCTTTCCCCCGCGGTGAACCAGGACCCAGAACCCCTTCTCAGGGGTGAGATCCACCCCTCGTGATGTCATGGAGGATATAGTtgccacacccacacaccacacaccagaTCCCATCGAAGTCCagttctccacctccacctcccagtaTGCTCGGTGGCTGCTGAACCCCTGGGGGGCGAGGACGCACAGCACCTGGGTGAAGCGCTGAGCAGACATGGGCCAGACGTTTCGCCTCGTGCTCTGGTCCACTCGGATCTCACGTGACGCCTGTTTGAACAGGAGCGATGGGTGGGCTGTGCTGGGGTCAGGAGTCACCTCaactgagaggaggagaagagaaaggtTGGGCTAGAGGAACGCAACAATCAATTGTTCCCTAATATTAGGTATTTGGCCAGCAGAGCCAAAGGTTACGTAAGGGTTCATTTTGGGAGGGGGTATGGCTAAAGGACAACTTTATGATCAGTGGTTAGATTCATTTCAATCCAATAGCAGACAAATTCCTTAGTTTTGCCATATTGTACACTGCTctgttattaaaaaatatatataaatcattAGCACAGCATGACCCAATTCCAGCTCCAAAGAATTTTTTTTATTAACGAAAAAAGTAGATTGTGTCAATTTACTGTTAGATTGAATCATGTCGAACACCACTTTGTGGGTAGTGCTAAAACAATGACTTCATAGTTGAATTCCTCCATTTTATGCACCTTTGCCATTATAGACAAGTGTATATTTGTCCCTGGTACATAAAGTTCAGTAAGGATTAAGGTCAAAGTTTAGAATACATGAGGTTTACAGGCAGCACCTTCatttggggaggacaggctcatagtaaaTCGGTGGAATGGTATAAAACACGCAGTCTCCAtctggttgataccattccatttactccattctaTTATTATGAGCAGTCCTCCCTCACTGGCCTCCTGTGGTGAGGTTAGCAATCCACCTTCCAGAATCATTCACCTTCCAGAATCATTCAATCTGCTGGGTGGATACGAAATATAAAACATGGGACGCAGACTCAGGAGTACACCTTTGCTCACCTGTGAACTTTTTAACCACGGCAATCTCTGTGGGATAAACACAGAAAGgttacaaaaaaaatgaaaacataaCCGCAAAATGTTGTACATCAGACTGAGAAAAAAAAAGACCTGGGGCAGCATAGCCATTTGTAGACAAGTTGCCCATCTTGGCTAGTTTGTCCATGTCTTTCATTAAGGTATACAGAAGGTTTCCCAGTAGGTTCGGGGGGATGTTGATGCTGCATTGTTCTCCGACCCCATCTGGAAgagcagaagggagagagggaagaatctAAAAGGAGAAGGAACAAAGAGATATGGAATGAATGGGGGTTGAACATACAAGCCAGTTGACCTGCAACAATGCCGTGTTTAGATTCTCCACACTTGTACCCTTCTTGGATTTAAAAGCGTTAGATTTTTGTAAGCATTGCCTGTAGGAAGTTTCCACCATAGCTACATCTGACTTGGAGTGTAATTCAAAAAAAACACTTTGGGAGAAGTGGAAGCAATTCAGAGTGCAGCCAATGGCCATGTACAAGAGCATCAAAACTATTGTGACATTTATGGATGCAAAGGGATTTGCAGAAAAGTCACTCTGGACTCAAGTCGGCTGCAAAGACTCACATTAAGAAACGCAAAGGAGTCTGAGGAGCCAATCAGCCGCTCCAGCTCGGCACCTCTGCTCGTCAGAGCTGTTATGTGATCTTCAAGCACACGTCTCTGATGGGAGGCTGTGCTCTTCATCTCATCCACCCTCCTACGGGCCTCAATGTTGTAGCGTTCACAAATCTGCCCCACCTTGCTGACCAGGTCTAGTCGGAACCCATTCACAAACCGGATCTGGCTCGTCGCTACATCCTGCAAGGGGCAAGTACACAAAACAGATCTAGGAGGCGTTTTCATTGATGTGATAACTTCTGAAAGTTCCAGATAGAAATACATTAGATGGACATTCATAATCTCAATCAGCATGTTCTACACAACACATTTATCTGAATGTTCCAAAGCATTACACCATCCTGAACACATCCTAAGGCAAAATATATTCTCAGTAGGCACAACAATGTAAGCAAATGCCCCGAAGCAGTGACT contains:
- the LOC110531528 gene encoding E3 ubiquitin-protein ligase TRIM47 isoform X2, yielding MASYSAMSEDQFLCSICLGVFTNPATIPCGHTFCKSCLEGDWNSSGDYAVCAVCNMRFTPTPTILVNIVLRDLVESFKGASRCGGSAVDIPTVAPGEVSCDACLGYGMTKAVKTCLVCVSSYCLEHEVVHNTRFSRHQLVRPLANLEKRMCSNHERLLERYCRTDKTMLCAGCDTHPEPAHQVVSMQVEFLAQKAQLTEAQAEVKEKLKATRKEAEQFNSSFHHCKDVATSQIRFVNGFRLDLVSKVGQICERYNIEARRRVDEMKSTASHQRRVLEDHITALTSRGAELERLIGSSDSFAFLNILPSLPSALPDGVGEQCSINIPPNLLGNLLYTLMKDMDKLAKMGNLSTNGYAAPEIAVVKKFTVEVTPDPSTAHPSLLFKQASREIRVDQSTRRNVWPMSAQRFTQVLCVLAPQGFSSHRAYWEVEVENWTSMGSGVWCVGVATISSMTSRGVDLTPEKGFWVLVHRGGKLWPSTNTTPVAVGTQRRMLASLKLAAAEHDLIIMPLVNLV
- the LOC110531528 gene encoding E3 ubiquitin-protein ligase TRIM7 isoform X1, which gives rise to MASYSAMSEDQFLCSICLGVFTNPATIPCGHTFCKSCLEGDWNSSGDYAVCAVCNMRFTPTPTILVNIVLRDLVESFKGASRCGGSAVDIPTVAPGEVSCDACLGYGMTKAVKTCLVCVSSYCLEHEVVHNTRFSRHQLVRPLANLEKRMCSNHERLLERYCRTDKTMLCAGCDTHPEPAHQVVSMQVEFLAQKAQLTEAQAEVKEKLKATRKEAEQFNSSFHHCKDVATSQIRFVNGFRLDLVSKVGQICERYNIEARRRVDEMKSTASHQRRVLEDHITALTSRGAELERLIGSSDSFAFLNILPSLPSALPDGVGEQCSINIPPNLLGNLLYTLMKDMDKLAKMGNLSTNGYAAPEIAVVKKFTVEVTPDPSTAHPSLLFKQASREIRVDQSTRRNVWPMSAQRFTQVLCVLAPQGFSSHRAYWEVEVENWTSMGSGVWCVGVATISSMTSRGVDLTPEKGFWVLVHRGGKLWPSTNTTPVAVGTQRRMAHVGVYFDGRERRVSFYDVNLGHHLYTYHHVPTNERLFPVFSPDFFSPGDNPANHVMIVRPFAATNHQRG